One genomic window of Gracilinema caldarium DSM 7334 includes the following:
- a CDS encoding glycoside hydrolase family 28 protein, which translates to MEIVLQGHQNCTTGNIIQDDSILLRSAIKKLTSVGGGILKLTSGVFFSGPLQLYSNIHLYIEENATLTFNADFSLYKPVWTRWEGVECWAMHPLIFASKAENITIAGSGHIDGNGEPWWNSLWQAKAEKRTHPKYPYELQLADLNKDYRNQPSGGGGRELQFLRPPLIQFLNCKNITLQNVTLQNSPFWNTHFAFCSDCTITGVHFINPKEAPNTDGLNIDSCSSITIQNCTFDVGDDCLGLKSGSGEDGIRINRPTENILIDSCTMKNGHGGVVIGSETAGGINNIKITNCSMEETDRGLRIKTRRGRGGVIENIRLEHCYMKNILCPLVVNCYYGPGGPKSSSPIFSLDPQPLSATTPKIQNIYISHLIAEHCRAAAAFIVGLPEQPIKNLYISECKFILDDINIQTTELAAMYRGLPKASGRGVRLRNINGIIINQTKVIFPTTVNEMREPYLLESNIIDCTLQ; encoded by the coding sequence ATGGAAATTGTACTACAGGGACATCAAAATTGTACTACAGGTAATATAATACAGGATGATTCCATCCTATTAAGATCCGCTATAAAAAAACTTACATCCGTCGGTGGTGGAATATTAAAATTAACTTCAGGTGTTTTCTTTTCAGGGCCACTGCAACTCTATTCGAATATACATTTATACATAGAGGAAAATGCTACACTTACATTTAATGCAGACTTTAGTTTATACAAACCTGTATGGACCCGTTGGGAAGGTGTAGAATGTTGGGCAATGCACCCTCTTATATTTGCATCCAAGGCTGAGAATATTACCATTGCAGGATCTGGTCATATTGATGGAAACGGTGAACCATGGTGGAACAGTCTATGGCAAGCCAAAGCTGAGAAAAGAACGCATCCTAAATATCCATATGAATTACAACTGGCAGATCTTAATAAAGATTATAGAAATCAACCTTCTGGTGGCGGTGGAAGGGAACTACAATTTCTCCGTCCGCCCTTAATACAATTTCTTAATTGTAAAAACATAACACTGCAAAATGTAACACTACAGAATTCACCTTTTTGGAACACCCATTTTGCATTCTGTTCTGATTGTACTATAACCGGTGTACATTTTATTAATCCGAAAGAAGCTCCTAATACTGATGGACTCAATATCGATTCTTGTTCATCTATTACAATTCAAAATTGTACTTTTGATGTAGGAGATGACTGCCTTGGTCTTAAATCTGGTTCAGGTGAAGATGGTATTCGAATTAATAGACCTACAGAAAATATACTAATAGATAGTTGTACTATGAAAAATGGTCATGGTGGGGTTGTAATTGGCAGTGAAACCGCAGGTGGTATAAATAATATCAAAATTACCAATTGTAGTATGGAAGAGACAGATAGGGGCCTTCGAATTAAAACTCGACGAGGAAGAGGGGGTGTTATCGAAAATATAAGACTAGAGCATTGTTATATGAAAAATATTTTATGCCCCCTTGTAGTAAATTGCTATTATGGTCCCGGCGGACCAAAATCATCTTCACCAATATTCAGTCTAGATCCTCAACCTCTTTCAGCAACTACACCTAAGATTCAAAATATTTATATTTCTCATCTGATCGCAGAACATTGTAGAGCCGCAGCAGCATTTATAGTCGGCCTTCCAGAACAGCCAATTAAAAATTTATACATTTCTGAATGCAAGTTCATTTTAGATGATATCAACATTCAGACTACTGAACTTGCAGCTATGTATCGTGGTTTACCTAAAGCCTCAGGAAGGGGTGTCCGATTACGAAATATAAACGGTATTATAATTAACCAAACAAAAGTTATCTTCCCCACTACAGTAAATGAAATGAGAGAGCCCTATCTTTTAGAATCGAACATCATTGATTGCACTCTTCAATAA
- a CDS encoding ABC transporter permease: protein MSNMSPLAKHRGISKQLRRYMPIYLLMLLPILYFLLFRYGPIVNGQIAFKNYMALDGVWGSKWVGFDNFKAFFNSFYFWELLRNTIFYSFGKLIVGVPVAIILSIMIYETNHPKLGKIVQTLSYLPHFLSWVIVYGILLVLLAPGDGIVNDIIKYLGGQPIDFLTNTKYFPWIVIFSDAWKEMGWSAIIFIAALMAIDPTLFEAAAVEGVSAFQRIRYITIPIISPVIITVVILRLGTVLDAGFNQIFMLYSVPVYSVADIIDTWVYRQGLLEFRFGLATAVGLFKGVIGMCMVILANNLVKKISDSAMF from the coding sequence ATGAGTAATATGAGTCCATTGGCTAAACATCGAGGCATAAGCAAACAACTGCGTCGATATATGCCAATATACCTGCTGATGCTTCTTCCTATCCTTTATTTTCTATTATTTAGATATGGTCCCATTGTTAATGGTCAGATTGCTTTTAAAAATTATATGGCTCTTGATGGTGTTTGGGGAAGTAAGTGGGTAGGATTTGACAATTTTAAGGCCTTTTTTAATTCTTTTTATTTTTGGGAATTATTGCGAAATACAATTTTTTATAGTTTTGGTAAACTGATTGTTGGAGTACCTGTTGCAATTATTCTTTCTATTATGATTTATGAAACGAACCACCCAAAACTAGGTAAAATTGTACAAACCTTATCATATCTTCCTCACTTTCTGTCATGGGTTATTGTTTATGGGATTCTATTAGTTCTGCTTGCGCCGGGCGATGGTATTGTAAATGATATTATTAAATATTTGGGTGGTCAACCAATAGATTTTCTTACAAATACAAAGTATTTCCCATGGATTGTCATATTTTCTGATGCATGGAAAGAAATGGGTTGGAGTGCCATTATTTTTATTGCTGCATTAATGGCAATAGACCCTACATTATTTGAGGCTGCTGCTGTCGAAGGAGTCTCTGCTTTTCAGCGTATTAGGTATATTACTATACCAATTATTTCTCCTGTTATTATTACAGTTGTAATCTTAAGATTGGGAACTGTTTTGGATGCAGGTTTTAACCAAATATTTATGTTGTATTCAGTCCCTGTGTATAGCGTTGCTGATATTATTGATACCTGGGTTTATCGTCAGGGCTTACTTGAATTTAGGTTTGGACTAGCAACTGCAGTAGGATTATTTAAAGGAGTAATTGGTATGTGTATGGTGATACTGGCAAATAATTTAGTAAAGAAAATATCAGATTCTGCAATGTTTTAA
- a CDS encoding carbohydrate ABC transporter permease — translation MPAMKHKIRLTTNDMIFYGIIDVFIVFLLLIVAIPLWSTITLSFRPNYFIGSNLEGMFLPPWKWSTAAYHALLGNRGFLLAFSNSFKILLFGVITALFFTVPMAYGLSIRQLPGIKIFNIMVLIPYLFNVGLIPTYLVVTKVGLTNKLAAVFLPVAVSTYNLIIMKKFFEGIPEDLKESARIDGASELTILLRIILPLSKPILLTIGLYYGVSFWNDFLHALIYLNDAKLQPLPILLRNILLASGMNEFLEVNAFGEASIHSIKAASVFLAAMPMVFAYPFIQKFFTKGTLLGSLKG, via the coding sequence ATGCCAGCAATGAAACATAAAATTAGATTGACAACAAATGACATGATATTTTATGGGATAATCGATGTATTTATAGTATTTTTATTGTTAATTGTGGCTATCCCATTATGGAGCACTATTACATTGTCTTTTAGACCTAATTATTTTATTGGATCTAATTTGGAAGGAATGTTTCTGCCCCCCTGGAAATGGTCTACCGCAGCATATCATGCATTGCTTGGGAATAGAGGATTTCTGTTAGCTTTTAGTAATAGTTTTAAAATATTATTATTTGGCGTAATCACAGCATTGTTTTTTACTGTTCCCATGGCTTATGGTCTTTCAATTCGGCAATTACCAGGCATTAAAATATTTAACATCATGGTTCTCATTCCGTATCTCTTTAATGTTGGATTAATTCCGACCTATCTGGTTGTTACAAAAGTTGGATTGACTAATAAACTTGCTGCTGTGTTCTTACCTGTTGCTGTAAGTACGTATAATTTGATTATTATGAAAAAATTTTTTGAAGGTATTCCTGAAGACTTGAAAGAATCTGCTCGAATTGATGGTGCATCAGAATTAACAATACTTTTACGTATTATATTACCTCTCTCTAAACCAATATTGTTAACCATAGGATTATATTATGGGGTATCCTTCTGGAATGATTTTCTTCACGCGTTAATTTATCTAAATGATGCGAAATTACAACCATTACCGATTTTGTTACGTAATATTTTATTAGCAAGTGGTATGAATGAGTTTTTGGAAGTAAATGCCTTTGGCGAAGCTTCTATACATTCAATAAAAGCTGCAAGTGTTTTCTTGGCCGCTATGCCAATGGTATTTGCCTATCCATTTATTCAGAAGTTCTTTACCAAGGGGACACTCCTTGGAAGTTTAAAAGGATAA
- a CDS encoding extracellular solute-binding protein translates to MKRILSVMFCLLLLSASVLDVFAEGQSDGKGSAASSSGPISIELWYGAAVTEAGPPPADWEALKIIKEKLNIDLKLTALPSSTSDQDVKINTAAAANALPDLFMVSRDVWTNLIKQGLVAPVDDLYPLMPNRTKLHYDEDSRAFTTVNGKSYGLADPGSIAKNEGLLIRKDWMEKLGLKIPTTTEELFQVMKAFTLNDPDGNGKNDTYGFGAFIETYNYEEGLGRRFDPIFGAFGVAGTWNLSAKNPGLNVRRPEYYDALSYVRRMVDEKVIDPNWVSYKKDDFRAAWKQGRFGIMREQNAAFASESNYTPFDKNFPNGEWIVVDPPKGPKGYQAVGVYTQSYRIYAISAKAMKAGKGPAIAKLLEWMASDEGYYLLGWGKEGVNYIIGPDGVPTVNGIPDPSKGFSKPEIQPLTQLRNMVFYNSDVELKSRYPTYKAPYSGKTMSALTVLRDMQKRPWVNGVGSDTLPPPSADLKRFYEQGVVEFAIGARQLTQENWKAWLAEFDKLGGLEWEKAGIETAKAKGLLK, encoded by the coding sequence ATGAAACGGATCTTATCAGTAATGTTTTGTTTGCTTCTCCTCAGTGCATCAGTTCTTGATGTATTTGCGGAAGGTCAGAGTGATGGGAAGGGATCAGCAGCCTCAAGTAGTGGACCAATTTCTATTGAACTTTGGTACGGAGCTGCTGTTACCGAAGCAGGGCCGCCTCCTGCTGATTGGGAAGCTTTAAAAATAATCAAGGAAAAGCTTAATATTGATTTAAAGCTCACTGCTTTACCAAGTAGTACCAGTGATCAGGATGTCAAAATCAATACTGCAGCCGCAGCCAATGCATTACCAGATTTGTTCATGGTGAGTCGTGATGTTTGGACTAATCTGATTAAACAGGGCCTTGTTGCACCAGTAGATGATTTGTACCCTTTAATGCCTAATCGGACAAAACTGCATTATGATGAAGATAGTAGAGCCTTTACAACGGTAAATGGAAAATCTTATGGCCTCGCAGATCCTGGTTCAATAGCAAAAAATGAAGGTCTTCTTATCCGTAAAGACTGGATGGAAAAATTAGGACTAAAGATACCGACAACTACAGAAGAATTATTTCAAGTAATGAAAGCCTTTACACTTAATGATCCGGACGGTAATGGTAAAAATGATACCTATGGTTTTGGTGCATTTATCGAAACCTATAATTATGAAGAAGGTTTAGGCCGCCGCTTTGATCCTATTTTTGGAGCTTTTGGCGTTGCTGGAACATGGAATCTTTCTGCGAAGAATCCTGGTCTCAATGTTCGCCGTCCAGAGTATTATGATGCCCTTAGTTATGTTCGAAGAATGGTGGATGAAAAGGTTATAGATCCAAACTGGGTCAGCTATAAAAAAGATGATTTCCGGGCAGCATGGAAACAGGGCCGCTTTGGAATTATGAGAGAACAGAATGCAGCCTTTGCATCAGAATCAAACTATACACCTTTCGACAAAAATTTCCCGAATGGTGAATGGATTGTAGTAGATCCTCCAAAAGGGCCAAAGGGATATCAAGCTGTTGGGGTATATACTCAAAGCTATCGTATTTATGCGATTTCAGCTAAAGCAATGAAAGCTGGTAAAGGACCTGCGATAGCAAAATTGTTAGAATGGATGGCTTCAGATGAAGGATACTATTTGTTAGGTTGGGGAAAAGAAGGAGTAAATTATATAATAGGTCCGGATGGTGTACCTACAGTCAATGGAATTCCTGATCCTTCAAAAGGTTTCAGTAAACCAGAGATTCAGCCTCTTACTCAGCTACGAAATATGGTATTTTATAATAGTGATGTGGAATTAAAATCTCGTTATCCTACATATAAAGCACCTTATTCTGGAAAAACTATGAGTGCATTAACTGTATTACGTGACATGCAAAAGAGACCTTGGGTAAATGGTGTTGGATCTGATACGTTACCACCACCCTCTGCAGACTTGAAACGTTTTTATGAACAGGGTGTTGTCGAATTTGCAATTGGTGCCCGTCAGTTGACTCAAGAAAACTGGAAAGCCTGGCTTGCAGAATTCGATAAACTTGGCGGCCTTGAGTGGGAAAAGGCTGGAATTGAAACTGCAAAGGCTAAAGGACTTTTAAAATAA
- a CDS encoding right-handed parallel beta-helix repeat-containing protein → MKRFWFVVLLLVHTIAVIIADENRLEWKDVANPRIISIQVNKDNPKNIVVNYEMDLSFNGADRASIYMINEQGLILQTKIMGKTNRPIKSVEFTPVSSGIYKFYVEATRVGENENKRSLDAIYQYELPFQSPALKILNNKNGSVLLRWDTIPEIELYEISYRLVQESSDLRNNSKSEIIQLNASGNSMEYLIKNLNVGSKYAFSLNLIKNSKIVLTKEVQKTVRDIQEREWYFTWFGQSTKSDVNTFKMIDEDSFKFSLFSCTVNSESGQIDQKGGKFTTFHDGISFYYTKTNANTENFELSATFIVDYINPQPDGQEGFGLLALDSLGEYGNNSSNHYTNSAGVIATKFEEVINGVKKTSKDTLGARFVTGLTRQIIESGDSGIAQNGRSASYAFSYDQSDLIKKGDSYRLTLKKDNTGYHAIYKKQYPGETDITEYILYDPKKLQVLDTNTIYVGFAVARGCNVTIQDVDFKITNVAEDPPGLVEPPEIIPLIAKVDSPSTYTEPLYPFIFNANANGRLTVKDRKGNALIKDAIIQANQDYIKNITLLKGNNDFIVEFIPDKTFKPGDNKVMGRYDNEKKALVESYLPYYINHSVLYHYYQGDTLFVSTMGTPFGKGTKDSPLDLSTALYFVRPGQTILLAGGVYYPTSTITIERGNNGTNRQYKIFRSVNGERAIIDFSRSNAKASGFMLSGDYWIIDSIDIRNTPGDVKGLQVAGNNNIIRFVKTYQCGDTGLQISGFSTEKSDKWPKYNQIISCESYDNKDPASNNADGFAAKLTVGKGNIFKYCIAHHNIDDGWDLFSKIETGPISPVVIENCVSYKNGSLSDGSGNGDGNGFKMGGDGIAVPHILRNSIAYCNGTSGITSNSNPAIIIENCTAYANKGANINLYGKGDSIRSFIVKNSISLQGGISDVYREMPEIESRTNFLWNGAMAKNSEGQQINLDIFTTVDCTLNPEIQKDGKINIKGLFQINKKELQGLGAQF, encoded by the coding sequence ATGAAAAGATTTTGGTTTGTAGTGTTATTATTGGTTCATACAATAGCAGTAATTATAGCTGATGAAAATAGATTGGAATGGAAAGATGTTGCTAATCCACGTATTATTTCTATACAAGTAAATAAAGATAATCCCAAAAATATTGTTGTTAATTATGAAATGGATTTAAGTTTTAATGGAGCGGATCGTGCATCGATATATATGATTAATGAACAAGGATTAATACTACAAACTAAAATAATGGGAAAAACGAATCGTCCCATAAAATCAGTAGAATTTACACCTGTATCTAGTGGTATATATAAATTTTATGTTGAAGCAACTCGAGTAGGTGAGAATGAGAATAAACGTTCGTTAGATGCAATTTACCAATATGAACTACCATTTCAATCGCCAGCATTGAAAATATTAAATAATAAGAATGGAAGTGTTTTATTGCGATGGGATACTATTCCAGAAATAGAGTTATATGAAATAAGTTATCGACTAGTACAAGAATCAAGCGATTTAAGAAATAATAGTAAAAGTGAAATAATACAGCTTAATGCATCAGGAAATAGTATGGAGTATTTAATTAAAAATTTAAATGTTGGAAGTAAGTATGCTTTTTCCTTGAATCTTATTAAAAATAGTAAAATAGTACTTACAAAAGAAGTCCAAAAAACTGTACGAGATATACAAGAGCGAGAATGGTATTTTACTTGGTTTGGTCAATCAACAAAATCAGATGTAAATACTTTTAAAATGATTGATGAAGATTCCTTTAAATTTAGCCTATTTTCATGTACTGTAAATTCTGAATCTGGTCAGATAGATCAAAAAGGCGGTAAATTTACAACATTTCATGATGGAATTTCTTTTTATTATACAAAAACAAACGCAAATACAGAAAATTTTGAATTATCAGCAACCTTTATTGTTGATTATATAAATCCACAACCTGATGGTCAGGAAGGCTTTGGTTTGTTGGCTTTAGATAGTCTAGGGGAATATGGTAATAATAGCTCAAATCATTATACTAATTCGGCAGGTGTTATTGCAACAAAATTTGAAGAAGTTATAAATGGAGTAAAGAAAACAAGTAAAGATACTTTAGGTGCCCGATTCGTTACCGGATTAACGAGACAAATCATTGAATCAGGTGATTCTGGAATTGCCCAAAATGGTAGAAGTGCTTCTTATGCTTTTAGTTATGATCAGTCAGATTTGATTAAAAAAGGTGATTCTTATAGACTTACCTTAAAAAAAGATAATACTGGATACCATGCAATATATAAAAAACAGTATCCAGGTGAAACGGATATAACTGAATATATTTTATATGATCCAAAGAAATTACAAGTACTAGATACAAATACTATTTATGTTGGTTTTGCGGTAGCACGGGGTTGTAATGTTACTATTCAGGATGTTGATTTTAAAATTACAAATGTGGCAGAAGATCCTCCGGGTTTAGTTGAACCACCAGAAATTATTCCATTAATTGCAAAGGTAGATTCACCTTCAACTTATACCGAACCTTTATATCCTTTTATATTTAATGCAAATGCAAATGGTCGTTTAACAGTAAAAGATAGAAAGGGTAATGCATTAATAAAAGATGCAATAATACAAGCTAATCAAGACTATATTAAAAATATCACACTGTTAAAAGGTAATAATGATTTTATTGTCGAATTTATACCTGATAAAACATTTAAACCAGGTGATAATAAAGTCATGGGCCGTTATGATAATGAAAAAAAAGCTCTGGTTGAAAGTTACTTACCCTATTATATCAATCATTCTGTCTTGTATCATTATTATCAAGGTGATACCCTATTTGTGAGCACAATGGGAACACCTTTTGGGAAAGGAACAAAGGATAGCCCATTAGATCTTTCTACAGCACTCTATTTCGTACGCCCTGGTCAAACGATATTATTAGCAGGTGGTGTATATTATCCCACATCAACTATAACAATCGAAAGAGGAAATAATGGTACAAATCGACAATATAAAATCTTTCGTTCTGTTAATGGAGAACGCGCTATAATCGATTTTAGTAGAAGTAATGCAAAGGCCAGTGGATTTATGTTATCAGGTGATTATTGGATTATTGACAGTATAGATATAAGGAATACTCCAGGAGATGTCAAAGGTTTACAGGTCGCAGGAAATAATAATATTATCCGATTTGTAAAGACCTATCAATGTGGTGATACGGGTCTACAAATAAGTGGTTTCAGTACAGAAAAAAGTGATAAATGGCCGAAATATAACCAAATTATCAGTTGCGAATCTTATGATAACAAGGATCCTGCGTCTAATAATGCAGACGGTTTTGCTGCTAAACTTACAGTAGGAAAAGGTAATATTTTTAAATATTGTATAGCTCACCATAATATTGATGATGGATGGGACCTGTTTTCTAAAATTGAAACAGGTCCAATAAGTCCAGTAGTAATAGAAAATTGTGTTTCTTATAAAAATGGCTCATTGTCAGATGGAAGTGGTAATGGGGACGGTAATGGTTTTAAAATGGGTGGAGATGGTATAGCTGTTCCGCACATACTTCGGAATAGTATAGCTTATTGTAATGGAACAAGTGGAATTACGAGTAATTCTAATCCAGCAATTATCATTGAAAACTGTACAGCCTATGCAAATAAGGGTGCTAATATTAATTTATATGGGAAAGGTGATAGTATACGATCATTTATTGTTAAGAATAGTATTTCATTACAAGGTGGTATAAGTGATGTTTATCGTGAAATGCCTGAAATAGAAAGTAGGACTAATTTCCTCTGGAATGGTGCTATGGCGAAGAATAGTGAAGGTCAACAAATTAACCTAGATATTTTTACTACAGTGGATTGTACATTAAATCCAGAGATTCAAAAAGATGGAAAAATCAATATAAAAGGTTTATTTCAGATAAATAAAAAAGAATTACAAGGTTTGGGCGCTCAATTTTAA
- a CDS encoding sugar phosphate isomerase/epimerase family protein has protein sequence MIRFGCRAHDFGKKAPEELAQDIAKTGVECVQLALSKALPESPASPGITDVPAIVSAFNSQNLQIAVLGCYINPVHPDLNERTKALARFEDHLAWAPNMGCAIVGTETGSVQPDCSYHPETLSDATFKQLVISITRLVRYAENIGPVIVGIEPVAEKHTIQSPALVKRLLDEIDSPALGVIFDPVNLVPETGIRLQDAFLDECFESFGSKIIAIHAKDYILCEGSCGPVKSKSLPAGTGELDWAGVFRRMKRFKLEGLPVLIEDIDPRFIAKTRAYLQKLWDDTC, from the coding sequence ATGATACGATTTGGTTGTAGAGCCCATGATTTTGGTAAAAAAGCACCTGAAGAATTAGCCCAAGATATAGCTAAAACCGGTGTGGAATGTGTGCAGCTGGCTCTTTCAAAAGCTTTACCAGAATCACCAGCAAGTCCTGGCATAACAGATGTTCCCGCAATTGTTTCAGCCTTTAATTCGCAGAATTTACAAATAGCAGTACTTGGCTGTTATATTAATCCGGTACATCCGGATCTTAATGAGCGAACAAAAGCCCTCGCTCGTTTCGAAGATCATCTAGCCTGGGCACCCAATATGGGTTGTGCTATCGTAGGAACAGAAACCGGTTCAGTTCAACCTGATTGTTCCTATCATCCTGAAACCTTATCTGATGCAACATTTAAACAATTAGTTATTTCAATCACTCGGTTGGTCCGGTATGCTGAAAACATTGGGCCTGTGATTGTAGGAATTGAACCAGTCGCTGAAAAACATACAATCCAATCCCCAGCTTTAGTGAAACGACTTCTAGATGAAATAGATTCCCCAGCCCTCGGTGTTATTTTTGATCCCGTGAATCTAGTTCCCGAAACAGGAATTCGTTTACAGGATGCATTTTTAGATGAATGCTTTGAATCTTTTGGTTCAAAAATTATTGCCATCCATGCTAAAGATTATATCCTTTGTGAAGGATCCTGTGGCCCAGTCAAGTCCAAATCGTTACCAGCAGGTACTGGAGAGCTTGACTGGGCTGGAGTCTTCAGGCGTATGAAAAGGTTTAAACTCGAAGGCCTTCCAGTTTTAATAGAAGATATTGATCCAAGATTTATTGCGAAGACAAGAGCCTATTTGCAAAAGCTTTGGGATGACACCTGCTAA
- a CDS encoding nucleoside-triphosphatase: protein MVIQDIDTLESYIRALISVAPYETNTTLLCPATQKARQYPDEVARCNRSARLITGMQGLGKTTLLHRTTFHQLIRLLQKEDLHTSLFIMISQVQTLRGPDGKALGFTVETFYHEPSRNLSFFSQPLCTTEETAALSNSVKLGRYVFFPEVFTKLSTWLAMEFSNQYTNLYLFIDELGILELNKQQGLWPLFERIALNQFEGLESIELVCTVRQDRCTMLKTYLQKHGYKVTITELS from the coding sequence TTGGTTATACAGGATATTGATACGCTGGAATCGTACATCAGAGCCCTTATATCTGTGGCACCTTATGAAACGAATACCACGCTCCTTTGTCCAGCAACGCAGAAAGCTCGACAGTATCCCGATGAAGTAGCCAGATGTAACCGTTCAGCCCGCCTTATAACCGGAATGCAGGGTTTAGGTAAGACAACCCTGCTGCACCGTACAACCTTTCATCAACTCATCAGACTTTTACAAAAGGAGGATCTGCACACAAGCCTCTTTATCATGATTTCTCAAGTACAAACCTTGCGCGGCCCCGATGGGAAGGCCCTTGGTTTTACTGTAGAAACGTTTTATCATGAACCTTCGAGAAACCTTTCCTTTTTTTCACAGCCCCTTTGTACAACTGAGGAAACTGCAGCTCTTAGTAATTCTGTCAAACTTGGTCGATATGTCTTCTTTCCCGAAGTTTTTACAAAGCTTAGCACCTGGTTAGCTATGGAGTTTTCAAATCAGTATACTAATCTGTATCTCTTTATCGATGAACTGGGTATACTGGAACTTAACAAGCAGCAAGGATTATGGCCACTTTTTGAACGTATAGCTCTAAACCAATTTGAGGGTCTTGAATCAATCGAACTTGTCTGTACGGTGCGCCAGGACCGGTGTACTATGCTTAAAACCTATTTACAAAAACACGGATATAAGGTGACCATAACCGAACTGAGCTGA
- a CDS encoding pyridoxamine 5'-phosphate oxidase family protein: MRRTDRELTELHEIYHILDKSDVLHLGLWDGHEVYVVPLNYVRIGDALYFHSAQEGRKVDVLNRNPRICFEVTGAHHIDPGSRGADCTTHYESVIGWGTVNFVTDYDKKYEVLCALNRKFGSPSDKLPEQVVQKTAVVEISIVKLTGKANRGSM; the protein is encoded by the coding sequence ATGAGAAGGACCGATCGGGAACTTACTGAGCTGCATGAAATCTATCATATCCTCGACAAATCGGATGTTCTTCATCTTGGCCTTTGGGATGGGCATGAAGTATATGTGGTTCCCCTAAATTATGTCAGGATTGGGGATGCCCTCTATTTTCATTCGGCTCAGGAAGGTCGTAAGGTTGATGTACTGAACCGGAACCCCCGCATCTGTTTTGAAGTTACCGGGGCTCATCATATCGATCCAGGATCTCGAGGCGCCGATTGCACGACACACTATGAATCGGTTATTGGCTGGGGAACTGTCAACTTTGTTACCGATTACGATAAAAAGTATGAAGTGCTCTGCGCATTAAACCGGAAATTTGGCTCTCCTTCAGATAAACTCCCCGAACAGGTCGTTCAAAAGACAGCAGTTGTTGAAATCAGTATAGTAAAATTAACCGGCAAGGCTAACCGGGGGAGCATGTAG